GTGTTATCATCACTACTtgaaattaaatctaaataaaaactatttattagaTTGCAtgcataatttaatatattttttaaacgagatttaaaatttatctaacACTCTGAGATGAAATTAAAACTTTCCAACTTGTTTAAAACGAACCTTTTCCCTCATTTAGAGcgagaaaattcaaaaaaaaaatttctgttagGACAAAAACTAAtacttaaagttaaatatataaaaaaaataatgaaagattttattgttttgaatctGGAGAAAGTGATAACAGTGGTCAAAcgacataaaaagttttaatactcaaataaataaatctactttcatgttaataaaagttttttctgacGATCCTATTGTTAAGGTGGTTTACTACGAAATAATgttgatatttttcattttatttatttatttttatttatcaggTAACCAAAAAAGTTCGTGCGGTTTTtctgtatataataaaaacacacaaaacGACAAAAGTAAGTACATTTATTCATCAAAATAGTCACCATTAGCATCTAAAACCTTTTCCCAACGTAAAACAAGCTTATTTATTCCACTTCTAAAAAATTCTCGGTCCTTTGAGTCTATAAAAGCTTTCAACTCCATTTCAACCGCGTCCTGGTCTCGGAACTGCTGTCCTTTTAAATGATTTCCCAGGGAaaggaaaaaattgaaatcagtAGGGGAGAGGTCTGGCGAGTATGGTGGATGAGGCAAACTCTCCCAACCAAGGCTTTGGAGCTTGTCCTGAGTCACGCGAGCGGTGTGCGGTCTCGCGTTGTCGTGGAGAAGCAGAACTCCTCTCCTGTGCACCAGTGCAGGCTGCTTTACAAGCAACAGGTCGTGAACTCGTTGCAGCTGTGCTGAGTAGACCAGTCCAGTAATGGTTTGGCCTGTTGGGAGCAGCTCGTAATGCACCACACCAGCTGTAGTCCACCAAATGCAGAGCAAAACCTTCCGCTCGTGGATATTGGGCTTGGGTGTCTTTGGGATGGGGTCATTGGGGGACAACCAATGGTAGCAACGCTTAGTATTGTTGTACACGATCCATTTTTCGTCGCATGTCAATAAACGATCAAGAAAAGGCTCAACATTGTGGCGTGATAAGAGTGATGTGCAGATCGTAAGCCGTTCCTTCTTGTTGTCGATCGACAATTTGTGTGGAACCCACCGAATCAGCTTCCACGCTTTCCCAATCGCATGCAGATGCAGGCGGATGGTTTCAACACTCACAGCAAACCTCACTGCAAGTTCTTGGCAAGTTTGGCTGGAGTTAGACTCGACAGCGTCCTTCAGTTCATCCTCATCAACCAACAATGGGCGTCCAGAACGCAGCAGGTCTTCGATGGACTCATCTCCCGAAGAGAATCGCTGAAACCACTTCTGTGCTGTGCGTTCACTTACTGTACCTTCTCCAAATGCTGTGCAGATGTTTTTGGCAGCTTGTGTTGCATTCCTTCCAAGTTTGAACTCGTAAAGTAAGCAAGATCGAATAATCGTTGGTTGGGTTGCCATCCTTTCTTTACACAAAACCTTTCCTGTAAGCTCGTTACAAGCCTACACTATATATGCAGCAACTGCGCGTGACACACGCGTTCTATTACGCAACAAAGCTACTTGCCTTGTGCGATGTGGGTGTtgtaaaaaatgctaaaaacaaTTCAATTACCAAAAACCGCACGAACTTTTTGGTTACCTAATACATTTACCTTAAGTGTTATATCCATTAAGTCGCTCTGACGTCAAACGAAAACAATTGCATCGGCAGTCATGATGAATGAGGTAATAACATTGCGAAAAATAAGAGAAAATCCTTAaagaatttttgataattaagaATGTTATTAGAAAATCATTATGAAGTCGtgctaaaaaaatgatataattttttttccaaaaaaaaaatatgtactaATATTTACGTCATGCATAATTACggcatagtttttttttttttgatttaaaaattgatttgcaATAGGCTGTTGTTCAATTAGACTATGCGAAAAAGAGGTAAGGTTAGCTGTACGAGATATAGAAAGATTGTATCACGTAAAAAAGTGGTTATAAAAGAGTTAAGAAAAATTGTATCACGTGAAAAGTGAttattaaagcattaaaaataattgtatcaCGTGAAGAAGTGGTTGTAAAGAGTTAAGATATCACGCGAAGAAGTGGATATAAAAAAACCAAGAAGTTGTTAAGAATTGatcataaaaatactaaaaacctGTTGTGCTTAAAATTGTTCAAACAACAacataatgtaaaataatgtaaaGATTTATCTTAATTActtcttgacttttttttgacttttaaatttgaattctaTACAACTTTTTTGCGTAAATTAACGGCCATTTAATGCATATTAATGCAAGATGGTAAATGCCAAGATTGTCAAAATGGAGTAACCATacaaaatga
Above is a window of Hydra vulgaris chromosome 10, alternate assembly HydraT2T_AEP DNA encoding:
- the LOC136086361 gene encoding histone-lysine N-methyltransferase SETMAR-like: MATQPTIIRSCLLYEFKLGRNATQAAKNICTAFGEGTVSERTAQKWFQRFSSGDESIEDLLRSGRPLLVDEDELKDAVESNSSQTCQELAVRFAVSVETIRLHLHAIGKAWKLIRWVPHKLSIDNKKERLTICTSLLSRHNVEPFLDRLLTCDEKWIVYNNTKRCYHWLSPNDPIPKTPKPNIHERKVLLCIWWTTAGVVHYELLPTGQTITGLVYSAQLQRVHDLLLVKQPALVHRRGVLLLHDNARPHTARVTQDKLQSLGWESLPHPPYSPDLSPTDFNFFLSLGNHLKGQQFRDQDAVEMELKAFIDSKDREFFRSGINKLVLRWEKVLDANGDYFDE